In one window of Opitutus sp. GAS368 DNA:
- a CDS encoding PilT/PilU family type 4a pilus ATPase translates to MSTTTLHTEIINDLLKLAVESGASDIVIKSEKPGYLRMGGKLRAVEMDAITCDTAQAWVDEHVPRVFKPKWEKDAQVDFAYAADEVGRFRVNAFHQRGLVSIVLRHIKSRPPTFEDLKIEPDTFIKMAQAKDGILLVCGATGSGKSSTMAAMLNWINQNMDKHIVTIEDPIEYTFSDEKSLFQQREIGLDVPSFELAIKSVLRQNPDIILIGEMRDRETFETAISAAETGHLVISTMHAATVKQSLTRLFEFFPPEQIEQARRQIAGTLRGFICQKLIPALEGGGRFAAHEILMADATVSNLILDGHNDKIQQLLESSSEQGSKSFNKDLYRLIKEGKISKADGLRFSPNAPALEMNLKGIFFKT, encoded by the coding sequence ATGAGCACGACGACACTTCATACCGAAATTATCAACGATCTGCTTAAACTGGCCGTGGAAAGCGGCGCCAGCGACATCGTGATCAAGTCCGAAAAGCCGGGTTACCTGCGCATGGGTGGCAAGCTCAGGGCGGTCGAGATGGACGCCATCACCTGCGATACCGCCCAGGCCTGGGTCGACGAGCACGTGCCGCGGGTTTTCAAGCCCAAGTGGGAGAAGGATGCGCAGGTGGACTTTGCCTACGCGGCGGACGAAGTGGGGCGTTTCCGCGTCAATGCCTTCCACCAGCGAGGTCTGGTGAGCATCGTGCTCCGCCACATCAAGAGCCGTCCGCCCACCTTCGAGGACCTGAAAATCGAGCCGGACACGTTCATCAAGATGGCGCAGGCCAAGGACGGCATCCTGCTGGTCTGCGGCGCCACGGGCTCCGGCAAGAGTTCGACGATGGCCGCCATGCTCAACTGGATCAACCAGAACATGGACAAGCATATCGTGACCATCGAGGACCCGATCGAATACACTTTCAGCGATGAGAAGTCCCTGTTCCAGCAGCGCGAAATCGGCCTCGACGTGCCGAGCTTCGAGCTGGCGATCAAGTCGGTGCTGCGCCAGAACCCCGACATCATCCTGATCGGCGAAATGCGCGACCGGGAGACCTTCGAGACCGCCATTTCCGCGGCCGAGACCGGCCACTTGGTCATCTCGACCATGCACGCCGCCACCGTGAAACAATCGCTGACCCGCCTGTTCGAATTTTTCCCGCCGGAGCAGATCGAGCAGGCCCGCCGGCAGATCGCCGGCACGCTCCGGGGTTTTATCTGCCAGAAACTCATCCCGGCGCTCGAGGGCGGCGGCCGCTTCGCCGCGCACGAGATACTCATGGCCGACGCCACGGTGAGCAACCTGATCCTCGACGGCCATAACGACAAGATCCAGCAGCTCCTGGAGTCTTCCAGCGAGCAAGGTTCGAAATCCTTCAACAAGGATCTCTACCGGCTCATCAAGGAGGGCAAGATCAGCAAGGCCGACGGCTTGCGCTTCTCCCCGAACGCCCCGGCGTTGGAGATGAATCTGAAGGGTATCTTCTTCAAAACCTGA
- a CDS encoding SDR family oxidoreductase yields the protein MSDFLQVSGKTFLVMGVANKKSVAWFIAKSLEEQGARVVCSVRSEARKKSLETLLAGKPIFICDVEQEGACEKLAAEVAAAGFAPLQGVVHSIAFANYSEGFKPFHGTKRKDFLQATAISAFSLVELANALKPHLARNASVVTIGISSLQVTPDNYGYMGPIKAALESSSRFLAKSFSADSDVRFNVIGAGPLKTSASAGIPGYLESYLYAEKLTFRKRNLDTQEVANATLFLLSERSSGLNGTTLVVDAGLGSNFFDKDIIRLAMRPETPKAKAQTPK from the coding sequence ATGAGCGACTTCCTCCAGGTTTCGGGCAAGACCTTCCTCGTGATGGGCGTCGCCAACAAGAAGAGCGTAGCCTGGTTCATCGCCAAGTCGCTGGAGGAGCAGGGCGCCCGCGTCGTCTGCAGCGTCCGCTCCGAGGCCCGGAAGAAATCGCTCGAGACGCTGCTGGCCGGCAAGCCCATCTTTATCTGCGACGTCGAGCAAGAGGGCGCCTGCGAGAAGCTGGCGGCCGAGGTCGCCGCGGCGGGCTTCGCACCGCTGCAAGGCGTCGTGCACTCGATCGCCTTCGCCAACTACAGCGAGGGCTTCAAGCCATTTCACGGCACGAAGCGGAAGGATTTCCTGCAGGCCACGGCCATCTCGGCCTTCTCGCTGGTCGAGCTCGCCAACGCCCTGAAGCCGCACCTGGCGCGCAACGCGTCGGTCGTGACCATCGGCATCTCGTCGCTCCAGGTTACGCCGGACAACTACGGCTACATGGGGCCGATCAAGGCCGCGCTGGAGTCGAGCAGCCGCTTCCTGGCCAAGTCGTTCAGCGCCGACAGCGACGTGCGCTTCAACGTGATCGGGGCGGGACCGCTCAAGACCAGCGCGTCGGCCGGCATCCCGGGCTACCTCGAGAGCTACCTTTACGCCGAGAAGCTGACCTTCCGGAAGCGCAATCTCGACACTCAGGAGGTGGCCAACGCCACGCTGTTCCTGCTCAGCGAGCGGAGCAGCGGCCTGAACGGCACGACGCTGGTCGTCGACGCCGGGCTGGGTTCCAATTTCTTCGACAAGGACATCATCCGGCTGGCGATGAGACCGGAAACGCCAAAGGCCAAAGCCCAAACGCCAAAATGA
- a CDS encoding 3-hydroxyacyl-ACP dehydratase FabZ family protein: MTEVEKLIPHRPPFLFVDEIVSHDGEVLVAKRTWRADEYFYQGHYPGAPITPGVLLCEAVFQTGALLMAKLLNAPGGQGGVPLLTKVSDVRFRLPVYPGDTVTIEVRRKETMGDFHFMAGSMKNGDKRVMNVDFSVAWKKPDGQVTTA; the protein is encoded by the coding sequence ATGACCGAAGTCGAAAAACTCATCCCGCACCGCCCGCCGTTCCTGTTCGTGGACGAAATCGTCTCGCACGACGGCGAGGTGCTGGTGGCCAAACGCACCTGGCGGGCCGACGAGTATTTCTACCAAGGACACTATCCCGGCGCGCCCATCACGCCCGGCGTGCTGCTGTGCGAGGCGGTGTTCCAGACCGGTGCACTGCTCATGGCCAAGCTCCTGAACGCCCCGGGCGGGCAGGGCGGGGTGCCACTCCTCACCAAGGTGAGCGACGTCCGCTTCCGCCTGCCGGTCTATCCCGGCGACACCGTCACCATCGAGGTGCGGCGCAAGGAGACGATGGGCGATTTCCATTTCATGGCCGGCAGCATGAAGAATGGCGACAAACGCGTGATGAACGTCGATTTCTCCGTCGCGTGGAAGAAACCCGACGGCCAGGTTACCACTGCATGA
- the lepA gene encoding translation elongation factor 4 — protein sequence MPAKLTRNFCIIAHVDHGKTTLSDRLLEYTSTITKRNMTDQHLDSMDLEKERGITIKMHPVVMNYPAKDGKTYKLHLTDTPGHVDFAYEVSRSLAACEGALLLIDAAQGVEAQTVANAHLAEQQGLKIIPVINKIDLPSANLELCMRQLEDILTIPAEEAILASGKSGIGIQDILEAVVARIPPPRWTDYPTLRALVFDSKYDAYRGVISYGRIFSGTIKAGEMMMLMSTGQRSEVKEVGVFRPGMEKIDKLGPGDVGYIISSIKSTDDIKIGDTITHANKPAADMLPGYKEVRPMVYCGLYPLESDDYEKLKVALAKLRLNDSALIYSSESSVALGFGFRCGFLGLLHMEVVQERIRREYDVEIISTYPSVVYKVKKHNGDVIEVDNPINLPDPGTIDEISEPTIKAAIHIPNEFLGDMMNLIMEKRGSVDQTDTLDGARVMMTCTLPLNEILVDFNDRLKSITRGYGSMDYELGEYRASDLVRMDILVNQDPVDAFASIVHRSKAEGQGRALCEKLADIIPPQMFKIAVQAAIGGKIIARDNVREMRKDVTSKCYGGDISRKRKLLDKQKEGKKKMKLIGKVSIPPDAFIQVLKTNS from the coding sequence ATGCCCGCCAAGCTCACACGCAATTTCTGCATCATCGCGCACGTCGACCACGGGAAGACGACGCTGTCCGACCGCCTGCTCGAATACACGAGCACGATCACGAAGCGGAACATGACGGACCAGCATCTCGACTCGATGGATCTCGAGAAGGAACGCGGCATCACGATCAAGATGCACCCGGTGGTCATGAATTACCCGGCCAAGGACGGGAAGACCTACAAGCTGCACCTGACGGACACGCCCGGCCACGTGGACTTCGCCTACGAGGTCTCGCGCTCGCTCGCGGCGTGCGAGGGCGCGTTGCTGCTCATCGATGCGGCACAGGGCGTCGAGGCCCAGACCGTGGCCAACGCCCACCTGGCCGAGCAGCAGGGCCTCAAGATCATCCCGGTCATCAACAAGATCGACCTGCCCAGCGCCAACCTCGAGCTCTGCATGCGCCAGCTCGAGGACATCCTCACGATTCCCGCCGAGGAGGCCATCCTCGCCAGCGGCAAGTCCGGCATCGGCATCCAGGACATCCTCGAGGCCGTGGTGGCGCGCATCCCGCCGCCGCGCTGGACGGATTACCCGACGCTGCGCGCCCTGGTGTTCGACTCGAAATATGACGCCTACCGCGGCGTCATTTCCTACGGCCGCATCTTCTCCGGCACCATCAAGGCCGGCGAGATGATGATGCTGATGAGCACGGGCCAGCGCTCCGAGGTGAAGGAAGTGGGTGTGTTCCGGCCCGGCATGGAGAAGATCGACAAGCTCGGTCCGGGCGACGTCGGCTACATCATCAGCAGCATCAAGAGCACCGACGACATCAAGATCGGCGACACCATCACCCACGCGAACAAGCCGGCCGCGGACATGCTGCCGGGCTACAAGGAAGTGCGGCCGATGGTGTATTGCGGCCTGTATCCGCTCGAGTCCGACGATTACGAGAAGCTGAAGGTGGCGCTGGCCAAGCTGCGGTTGAACGACTCCGCCCTGATTTATTCCTCGGAGAGTTCCGTCGCCCTCGGCTTCGGCTTCCGCTGCGGTTTCCTCGGTCTGCTGCACATGGAGGTCGTCCAGGAGCGCATCCGCCGCGAATACGACGTCGAGATCATCTCCACCTACCCGAGCGTGGTCTACAAGGTGAAGAAGCACAACGGCGACGTCATCGAGGTGGACAACCCGATCAACCTGCCGGACCCGGGCACCATCGATGAAATCTCCGAGCCCACCATCAAGGCCGCCATCCACATCCCGAACGAGTTCCTGGGCGACATGATGAACCTCATCATGGAGAAGCGGGGCAGCGTCGACCAGACGGACACGCTGGACGGGGCGCGGGTCATGATGACCTGCACGCTGCCGCTGAACGAGATCCTCGTCGATTTCAACGACCGGCTGAAGAGCATCACCCGCGGTTACGGCTCCATGGACTACGAACTCGGCGAATACCGCGCCTCGGACCTCGTGCGGATGGACATCCTCGTGAACCAGGATCCCGTGGACGCCTTCGCCAGCATCGTGCACCGCAGCAAGGCCGAGGGGCAGGGCAGGGCGCTCTGCGAGAAGCTGGCCGACATCATCCCCCCGCAGATGTTCAAGATCGCCGTCCAGGCGGCCATCGGCGGCAAGATCATCGCCCGTGACAACGTCCGCGAGATGCGCAAGGATGTCACCTCGAAGTGCTATGGCGGCGACATCTCCCGCAAACGGAAGTTGCTCGACAAGCAGAAGGAGGGCAAAAAGAAGATGAAACTTATCGGCAAGGTTTCGATCCCACCAGATGCCTTCATCCAGGTTTTGAAAACCAACAGCTAA
- the lepB gene encoding signal peptidase I: MFSFLYSQEKKMRQNAANWLEVADRVYSFRRDQLTDVQNQRLVGATTAVKLRLKEKADVSKLKLAVEALEGVLRDTGGKIYPQSSLVENVEFFLVAAIVILGLRAYFIQPFKIPTNSMWPSYYGMTSEVFKPGEQPGVLGKAARLATLGASNYTLTAPADGEVMIPVFGNGIAAYTEKPGRTMWVFPALMREYTLAVGGQPVRVTAPADWAQSTDFGFEDVMGRTFFGGDRTGIYRAFEAARGARQLESSTMQVTLGARSGETRVYWVPTGKMVRKGDPIMSFDVLTGDLLFVDRFTYNFIAPGVGSGFVFRTGNIKSPVIQTATGGVSQYYVKRLVGTPGDTIEIKEPVLYRNGKPIEGSDAFGKNARREGLYPGYRNNTAGPVLGDGVQASDGMLPLGGKVTVPAHSYFALGDNSPNSLDSRFWGFVPDKEVVGRPLFIYFPLTSRWGPAR; this comes from the coding sequence GTGTTCAGCTTCCTTTACTCCCAGGAAAAGAAAATGCGGCAGAATGCCGCCAACTGGCTGGAGGTGGCGGACCGGGTCTACAGCTTCCGTCGCGACCAGCTGACCGACGTCCAGAACCAGCGGCTGGTGGGCGCGACCACGGCGGTGAAGCTGCGGCTCAAGGAGAAGGCCGACGTCAGCAAGCTCAAGCTGGCGGTCGAGGCTCTGGAAGGGGTGTTGCGGGACACGGGCGGCAAGATCTACCCCCAGTCGTCGCTGGTGGAGAACGTCGAGTTTTTCCTGGTCGCGGCCATCGTCATCCTCGGCCTGCGGGCGTATTTCATCCAGCCGTTCAAGATCCCGACGAATTCGATGTGGCCGAGCTACTACGGCATGACCTCCGAGGTCTTCAAACCCGGCGAACAGCCCGGGGTGCTGGGCAAGGCGGCGCGGCTCGCGACGCTGGGGGCGAGCAATTACACGCTGACGGCGCCGGCGGACGGGGAAGTCATGATCCCGGTCTTCGGCAACGGCATAGCCGCGTATACCGAGAAACCGGGGCGCACGATGTGGGTGTTTCCCGCCTTGATGCGCGAATATACGCTCGCGGTCGGTGGGCAACCGGTGCGCGTGACCGCGCCGGCGGATTGGGCCCAATCAACGGACTTCGGCTTCGAGGATGTGATGGGCAGGACGTTTTTTGGCGGTGATCGCACCGGAATCTATCGCGCGTTCGAAGCCGCGCGCGGCGCGCGGCAGCTTGAGTCCTCGACCATGCAGGTGACCCTCGGCGCGCGCAGTGGCGAGACGCGTGTTTACTGGGTCCCTACGGGCAAGATGGTCCGCAAGGGCGATCCGATCATGTCATTCGACGTCCTGACCGGCGATTTGCTGTTTGTGGACCGGTTCACCTATAATTTCATCGCGCCGGGAGTTGGCTCGGGGTTTGTGTTCCGGACGGGCAACATCAAGAGCCCAGTCATACAGACTGCCACAGGTGGCGTGAGCCAGTATTACGTGAAGCGGCTGGTGGGCACACCTGGTGATACGATCGAAATCAAGGAGCCGGTGCTGTATCGCAACGGCAAGCCGATCGAGGGCTCCGACGCATTTGGCAAGAACGCGCGCCGGGAGGGCTTGTATCCCGGCTACAGAAATAACACCGCAGGTCCGGTGCTGGGCGACGGCGTGCAGGCCAGCGACGGGATGTTGCCGCTCGGCGGCAAGGTTACCGTGCCGGCGCATTCCTATTTTGCGCTGGGGGATAATTCGCCCAACAGCCTCGACAGTCGCTTCTGGGGCTTCGTCCCGGACAAGGAAGTCGTGGGGCGGCCGTTGTTCATCTATTTCCCGCTGACCAGCCGCTGGGGCCCGGCTCGTTGA
- the fabD gene encoding ACP S-malonyltransferase, whose product MSLALIFAGQGAQKVGMGKSLYEGSAAAKALYDEANTVLGWDLRKISFEGPEADLTQTKVCQPALFVHGLAVVAALREAGKLPAVKFAMGLSLGEVTALTAAGVFDFATGLKVVAERGRLMQLACEKSVGGMAAIIGEERPRVAELCAEFGIEAANFNAPGQIIVSGEKARVDALVAAAKDKGLKRVMALNVAGAYHSRLMEPARAAFAAFLAGVNFHRPQFTVFSNTTGQAVSEPAQVREALVRQVVSSVLWEDCMRACAAAGATEFWECGPGGVLAGLARRTEKAWVVKSFAEFADTAA is encoded by the coding sequence ATGTCACTCGCTCTGATTTTCGCCGGTCAAGGTGCCCAAAAAGTGGGCATGGGGAAGTCTCTGTATGAAGGTTCCGCCGCGGCCAAGGCCCTCTACGACGAGGCCAACACGGTGTTGGGCTGGGACTTGAGGAAGATCAGCTTCGAGGGTCCGGAGGCGGACCTGACCCAGACCAAGGTCTGCCAGCCGGCGCTTTTCGTGCACGGGCTGGCCGTGGTGGCCGCACTGCGGGAGGCGGGCAAGCTGCCGGCCGTGAAATTCGCCATGGGCCTGAGCCTGGGCGAGGTCACGGCGCTGACGGCTGCGGGGGTTTTTGATTTTGCGACCGGCCTCAAGGTCGTCGCCGAGCGCGGCCGGCTCATGCAGCTGGCGTGCGAGAAGTCCGTCGGCGGCATGGCCGCCATCATCGGCGAGGAACGCCCGCGGGTCGCGGAGCTGTGCGCCGAGTTCGGCATCGAGGCCGCCAATTTCAACGCTCCCGGCCAGATCATCGTCTCGGGCGAGAAGGCCAGGGTGGACGCGCTGGTCGCCGCGGCCAAGGACAAGGGTCTGAAGCGCGTCATGGCCCTCAACGTCGCCGGCGCCTACCACAGCCGCCTGATGGAGCCGGCGCGCGCCGCGTTTGCCGCCTTCCTGGCCGGCGTGAACTTCCATCGCCCCCAATTCACGGTCTTCAGCAATACCACCGGCCAGGCCGTCAGCGAGCCCGCGCAGGTCCGCGAGGCGCTGGTCAGGCAGGTCGTGTCCTCGGTGCTGTGGGAGGACTGCATGCGGGCCTGCGCGGCGGCCGGCGCGACGGAGTTCTGGGAGTGCGGTCCGGGCGGCGTGCTCGCCGGCCTGGCGCGGCGCACCGAGAAGGCGTGGGTCGTGAAGTCATTCGCCGAGTTCGCCGACACCGCCGCCTGA
- a CDS encoding alpha/beta fold hydrolase, with protein sequence MSSPLPDWLRTLYPFEPKRFDTGRGMMNYLDEGSGDEAVVMVHGNPTWSFYYRNLVLGLRGKIRCIVPDHLGCGLSDKPPGFDYTLAEHIKNLRELLDSLNLRKIHLIVHDWGGPIGLGTALARPEQLDRVVILNTAAFADTVVPWRIQLCRAPVIGEWLVRGFNGFAWPATWMSVTQPLAPDVKRGFLYPYDNWANRIATHRFVVDIPSGKGSASDRALAGVESKLGLLRDHPVRILWGGQDFCFNRHYYNRWRVLLPGANADYLEEAGHYVLEDAGQECLREIDAFLT encoded by the coding sequence ATGAGCAGCCCACTGCCAGACTGGCTGCGCACCCTGTATCCGTTCGAACCGAAGCGGTTTGATACCGGTCGCGGGATGATGAACTACCTGGACGAGGGGTCGGGCGACGAGGCCGTTGTGATGGTCCATGGCAACCCGACCTGGTCGTTTTATTACCGGAACCTGGTGCTGGGGCTGCGCGGGAAGATCCGCTGCATCGTGCCGGACCATCTGGGCTGCGGGCTGTCGGACAAACCGCCGGGCTTCGATTATACGCTGGCCGAGCACATCAAGAACCTGCGAGAGCTGCTCGACAGCCTGAACCTGCGGAAAATCCATCTCATCGTGCACGATTGGGGCGGGCCGATCGGGCTGGGCACGGCGCTGGCCAGGCCGGAGCAGCTCGATCGGGTGGTCATCCTCAATACGGCCGCTTTTGCCGATACGGTGGTGCCGTGGCGCATCCAGTTGTGCCGGGCGCCGGTGATCGGCGAGTGGCTGGTGCGCGGTTTTAACGGCTTTGCTTGGCCGGCGACCTGGATGTCCGTGACACAGCCGCTGGCCCCGGACGTGAAGCGCGGCTTCCTTTATCCCTACGACAACTGGGCCAACCGGATCGCCACGCACCGGTTCGTAGTGGATATCCCGTCGGGCAAGGGCAGCGCCAGCGACCGGGCCTTGGCCGGGGTGGAATCAAAGCTGGGCCTGCTGCGCGACCACCCGGTCCGGATTCTGTGGGGTGGCCAGGACTTTTGCTTCAACCGGCACTACTACAACCGGTGGCGGGTACTGCTGCCGGGGGCGAATGCCGACTATCTAGAGGAAGCGGGGCACTATGTGCTCGAGGATGCGGGGCAGGAATGCCTGCGGGAGATTGATGCGTTTCTAACGTGA
- a CDS encoding 3-oxoacyl-ACP synthase III, with product MKFAHVCIESLATVLPEETWTSASIEERLRPLYERLKLPAGRLELMTGIRERRQWPAGTKPSDASAKAGKAVLQRSGLKAEQVEVFIHCAVSRDMLEPATASFAHHKIGLGASCQIFDLLNACLGFLNGLVTLGAMIDSGQIKCGMVVAGENGRPLVEQTVQHLLTAPLNRNEIKPFFANLTIGSGAVAAIVCHEDLLPAGPKHRLLAGAYLSATQHSELCQGDTSGQGLQMETDSEQLLVAGVEVARETWQKFEQETGWNRATPDHFICHQVGSTHRRKLYETVGLDLAKDFSTFETLGNTGSAALPTALALAVDRGVVKPGHKAALLGIGSGINSLMLAVEW from the coding sequence ATGAAATTCGCCCATGTTTGCATTGAGTCCCTGGCCACGGTGCTGCCGGAGGAGACCTGGACCTCGGCCTCGATCGAGGAACGCCTGCGGCCGCTGTATGAGCGCCTGAAACTGCCGGCCGGGCGCCTCGAGCTCATGACGGGCATCCGGGAGCGCCGCCAGTGGCCGGCGGGCACGAAGCCGTCCGACGCCAGCGCCAAGGCCGGCAAAGCGGTCCTGCAGCGCTCGGGTCTGAAGGCGGAGCAGGTGGAAGTGTTCATCCATTGTGCCGTGTCGCGCGACATGCTCGAGCCGGCGACGGCGTCGTTCGCGCACCACAAGATCGGGTTGGGCGCCTCCTGCCAGATTTTCGACCTGTTGAACGCCTGTCTCGGTTTTCTCAACGGCCTCGTGACGCTCGGGGCGATGATCGACTCCGGCCAGATCAAGTGCGGCATGGTCGTGGCGGGCGAGAACGGCCGGCCGCTGGTGGAACAGACCGTGCAGCACCTGCTGACGGCGCCGCTGAACCGGAACGAGATCAAGCCGTTCTTCGCCAACCTGACCATCGGATCGGGGGCCGTGGCCGCGATCGTGTGCCACGAGGACCTGCTGCCGGCCGGCCCCAAGCACCGGTTGCTGGCCGGGGCGTATCTGTCGGCCACCCAGCACAGCGAGCTCTGTCAGGGCGATACGTCCGGCCAGGGTCTGCAGATGGAGACGGATTCCGAGCAACTGCTGGTCGCCGGTGTCGAGGTCGCCCGCGAGACCTGGCAGAAATTCGAGCAGGAGACGGGCTGGAATCGCGCGACGCCGGACCATTTCATCTGCCACCAGGTGGGCAGCACGCACCGCCGGAAGCTCTACGAAACCGTAGGGCTGGACCTGGCGAAGGACTTCTCGACCTTTGAAACCCTCGGCAACACCGGGTCGGCCGCGCTGCCGACCGCCTTGGCGTTGGCGGTGGACCGGGGCGTGGTCAAACCGGGCCACAAGGCCGCGCTGCTGGGCATCGGCAGCGGCATCAACAGCCTGATGCTGGCCGTGGAGTGGTGA
- a CDS encoding FAD-dependent oxidoreductase, translating to MAYDWLKGIEDHYDIVVIGSGLGGLTGANVLAKCGHKVLLLEHHYQLGGLATWFTRKGGHIFDISLHGFPIGMIKSIRKYWSQDIANSIVQLKGVRFINPQFSIDTTFDREDFTRQLVDKFKVPAETVERFFTDLRAMNFYDNSQETTGQMFARYFPGRDDVQRLLMEPIAYANGSTLDDPAITFGIVFSNFMSKGVYTFQGGSDVLIKKMGAELKASGVEVRKHVVVEKILTEERDGRKQVTGVVANGRTIRCDIVLSNSNIKNTVLRLAGAESFPPEFVAQTKAVRVNSSSCQVYLGIRKGETLPHIGDLVFTSEEPVFSSEKLVDLHTTSRTFSMYYPDTRPGSDRYTVVVSINAKYDDWNNLTPEQYVVEKQRLIDESIAALEKYIPDVRGKIEWKEAATPRTIERYTRHWAGTSFGTKFEGLKVSMDLPAQLPGLYHAGSVGIIMSGWLGTINYGVIVANQIDKALAARKRAAVGATA from the coding sequence ATGGCTTACGACTGGCTCAAAGGAATCGAAGACCACTACGACATCGTGGTGATTGGCAGCGGCTTGGGCGGCCTGACCGGCGCCAATGTCCTGGCCAAATGCGGCCACAAGGTGCTGCTGCTGGAGCACCATTACCAGCTCGGCGGCCTCGCCACCTGGTTCACACGGAAGGGCGGCCATATCTTCGACATTTCCCTGCACGGTTTCCCGATCGGGATGATCAAATCCATCCGCAAATACTGGAGCCAGGACATCGCCAACTCCATCGTCCAGCTGAAGGGCGTGCGGTTCATCAATCCGCAGTTCTCGATCGACACGACCTTCGACCGCGAGGACTTCACGCGCCAGCTGGTCGATAAATTCAAGGTCCCGGCCGAGACCGTCGAACGCTTCTTCACCGACCTCCGGGCGATGAACTTCTACGACAACAGCCAGGAAACGACCGGCCAGATGTTCGCCCGCTATTTCCCGGGGCGGGATGACGTGCAGCGCCTGCTGATGGAGCCGATCGCCTACGCCAACGGCTCCACGCTGGACGACCCGGCGATCACGTTCGGCATCGTGTTCTCGAACTTCATGAGCAAGGGCGTCTACACCTTCCAGGGCGGCTCCGACGTGCTGATCAAGAAGATGGGCGCCGAGCTCAAGGCCAGCGGCGTGGAGGTGCGCAAGCACGTCGTCGTCGAGAAGATCCTCACCGAGGAGCGCGACGGCCGGAAGCAGGTCACCGGGGTCGTCGCCAACGGCCGCACCATCCGCTGCGACATCGTCCTGTCCAATTCCAACATCAAGAACACCGTGCTGCGGCTCGCGGGCGCGGAGAGCTTCCCGCCCGAGTTCGTGGCGCAGACCAAGGCCGTCCGCGTCAACAGCAGCTCCTGCCAGGTCTACCTCGGCATCCGGAAAGGCGAGACCCTCCCACACATCGGCGACCTGGTGTTCACCTCGGAGGAACCGGTCTTCTCGAGCGAGAAGCTGGTCGACCTGCACACGACCAGCCGGACGTTCTCGATGTATTACCCGGACACGCGCCCGGGCTCGGACCGCTACACCGTCGTCGTCTCGATCAATGCGAAGTATGACGACTGGAACAACCTGACACCGGAACAGTATGTCGTGGAGAAACAGCGCCTGATCGACGAGTCGATCGCCGCGCTGGAAAAATACATTCCCGACGTGCGCGGCAAGATCGAGTGGAAGGAGGCCGCGACCCCGCGCACGATCGAGCGCTACACGCGCCACTGGGCCGGCACGTCGTTCGGCACGAAATTCGAGGGCCTGAAGGTCTCGATGGATCTGCCGGCGCAGCTGCCCGGGCTCTACCACGCCGGTTCGGTCGGCATCATCATGTCGGGCTGGTTGGGCACCATCAATTACGGCGTCATCGTCGCCAACCAGATCGACAAAGCCCTCGCCGCCCGGAAACGCGCCGCCGTGGGCGCCACCGCCTGA